A portion of the Bacteroidota bacterium genome contains these proteins:
- the acnA gene encoding aconitate hydratase AcnA gives MSNKKPQSVKTISINGKSYNYCSLKDLPGGKNIEHLPFSIRILLENALRNHDGFTVTDDHINTLMNWSPEATDKDIPFMPARVLMQDFTGVPAVVDMASLRSEFIRHGKDGQKINPAIPVDLVIDHSVQVDYYGTDYSFDKNVELEFHRNKERYELLKWAQKGLKNFTVVPPGMGICHQVNLEYLSKGVIARDGWLFPDTLVGTDSHTPMVNGIGVIAWGVGGIEAEAAMLGQPSFFTCPEVIGLKLTGKIPAACTATDLVLSITRLLRDTGVVGKFVEVFGDGLKNLSVTDRATIGNMSPEFGCTVTYFPIDERTLEYMHKTNRSEEQIKIVEEYSKQNLLWRTGSENIKYSQIVELDLATLEPTVAGPKRPQDKIFVKDLKNQFSISLKDEFSRDYKDLLERRECAWLGEGGSGTEFTYNEIHDSSHKEVIKDGLKSVRIKFKNEEYLLSDGSIVIAAITSCTNTSNPAVMMGAGLLARNAIERGLRTKPWVKTSLAPGSQVVTHYLERSGLNKDLDALRFHTVGYGCTSCIGNSGPLPPHIAEAVDKGNLVTASVLSGNRNFEARVHPQVKMNFLMSPMLVVAYALVGRVDVDLIHDPLGYDPNGEPVYLKDIWPSTEEITDTINECVKQSDFKEVYDVIFDGSEDWKNLEISLDENFKWGENSTYIKEAPFFENISAATKEIKNIMGAKALLFLGNSVTTDHISPAGGFKPESAAGKYLLAHGIEKSEFNSYGSRRGNHEVMMRGTFANVRIKNMIPNVNKEGGYSIYQPTGEVKTVYEVAMDYMKDKTPLVVLAGKEYGSGSSRDWAAKGTYLLGIHAVIAESFERIHRSNLVGMGIAPLTFVDGQNAQSLGLDGSETFDIKGLADNLTPHKLLDVTATHSNGKVTQFKVMNRMDSDIEIEYYKNDGILQYVLRSYLKEN, from the coding sequence ATGAGTAATAAAAAGCCCCAATCAGTAAAAACAATCAGTATTAACGGGAAAAGTTATAACTATTGTTCACTCAAGGATTTGCCGGGTGGAAAGAACATCGAGCATCTGCCTTTCAGTATCAGAATTTTATTAGAAAATGCGCTCAGAAACCATGACGGTTTTACCGTTACTGACGATCATATAAACACATTGATGAATTGGTCGCCTGAAGCAACAGACAAGGATATCCCCTTTATGCCGGCTCGAGTTCTTATGCAAGACTTCACCGGAGTTCCTGCGGTGGTGGACATGGCTTCTCTGCGTTCTGAATTTATCAGACATGGAAAAGACGGTCAAAAAATTAACCCTGCTATCCCTGTGGATCTTGTGATTGACCACTCTGTACAGGTTGATTACTATGGGACAGATTATTCTTTTGATAAAAACGTAGAACTTGAATTTCACAGAAACAAAGAGAGATATGAATTGTTGAAATGGGCTCAGAAAGGATTGAAAAACTTCACCGTTGTGCCTCCGGGCATGGGAATCTGCCACCAAGTAAACCTTGAATATTTGTCCAAAGGGGTGATTGCACGTGATGGATGGTTGTTTCCGGACACGTTGGTAGGAACCGACTCACATACCCCAATGGTAAACGGAATTGGAGTGATTGCATGGGGTGTAGGCGGAATTGAAGCCGAAGCAGCCATGCTTGGACAGCCCAGTTTCTTTACATGTCCGGAGGTAATCGGTTTGAAACTAACCGGAAAAATCCCCGCTGCTTGTACTGCTACTGACCTTGTACTGTCTATTACCAGATTGCTCAGAGACACCGGTGTAGTTGGAAAATTTGTGGAGGTATTTGGTGACGGACTCAAAAACCTATCAGTTACTGACAGGGCAACCATCGGAAATATGTCACCTGAGTTTGGCTGTACCGTAACCTATTTTCCAATTGACGAACGCACACTGGAGTACATGCACAAAACCAACAGAAGCGAAGAACAGATAAAGATTGTAGAAGAATATAGCAAACAAAATTTATTGTGGAGAACAGGTAGTGAAAATATCAAGTATTCACAGATAGTAGAACTTGATTTAGCAACACTTGAGCCTACTGTGGCAGGTCCTAAACGCCCTCAAGACAAAATTTTTGTAAAAGACCTTAAAAACCAATTTTCTATCTCACTCAAAGATGAGTTCTCCAGAGATTATAAAGACTTGTTAGAAAGAAGAGAATGTGCATGGCTTGGTGAAGGCGGTTCAGGCACTGAGTTTACTTACAACGAAATCCATGATTCCAGCCACAAAGAGGTAATCAAAGACGGATTAAAATCGGTGAGAATTAAATTCAAAAATGAAGAATATTTGTTGAGTGACGGAAGCATTGTAATTGCCGCCATTACAAGTTGTACCAACACTTCTAACCCTGCTGTGATGATGGGTGCAGGATTGTTGGCAAGAAATGCAATTGAAAGAGGGCTGAGAACCAAACCATGGGTTAAGACATCTTTGGCTCCCGGTTCTCAAGTTGTAACACACTACCTTGAGCGTTCCGGATTAAACAAAGATTTGGATGCTTTGAGATTCCACACCGTTGGGTATGGATGTACTTCTTGTATAGGAAACTCAGGTCCGCTGCCTCCGCATATCGCAGAAGCAGTTGACAAAGGAAATCTGGTTACTGCGTCTGTATTGTCAGGAAACAGAAACTTTGAAGCAAGGGTACACCCACAAGTTAAAATGAACTTTCTAATGTCGCCCATGCTTGTAGTCGCTTATGCTTTGGTGGGTAGAGTGGATGTAGATTTAATTCACGATCCGCTTGGTTATGACCCCAATGGAGAGCCTGTTTATTTGAAAGATATTTGGCCCAGCACAGAAGAAATTACCGACACGATTAATGAATGTGTGAAACAAAGTGATTTCAAAGAAGTATATGATGTGATTTTTGATGGCTCAGAAGATTGGAAGAATCTGGAAATATCTTTGGACGAAAATTTCAAATGGGGAGAAAACTCAACCTATATCAAAGAAGCTCCTTTCTTCGAAAATATCAGTGCTGCCACCAAAGAAATTAAAAACATCATGGGTGCAAAAGCACTGCTATTCCTTGGTAACTCTGTTACTACTGACCATATTTCACCTGCGGGCGGTTTTAAACCTGAAAGTGCTGCCGGTAAATATCTGTTGGCTCATGGAATTGAAAAATCCGAGTTCAACTCTTATGGTTCACGCAGAGGAAACCATGAGGTGATGATGCGCGGTACTTTTGCTAATGTTCGTATCAAAAACATGATTCCAAACGTAAACAAAGAGGGCGGATACAGTATCTATCAACCTACAGGCGAAGTGAAAACCGTATATGAAGTAGCTATGGACTACATGAAAGACAAAACACCTTTGGTAGTGCTTGCCGGCAAGGAATACGGCTCCGGTTCTTCTCGTGACTGGGCTGCAAAAGGAACCTACTTGCTTGGAATCCATGCGGTAATTGCCGAAAGTTTTGAGAGAATTCATAGAAGTAATCTGGTTGGAATGGGCATTGCTCCTTTGACTTTTGTGGATGGACAAAATGCGCAAAGTCTTGGGTTAGATGGTTCAGAAACTTTTGATATCAAAGGTCTGGCTGATAACTTGACTCCACACAAATTGCTTGATGTTACTGCTACTCATTCTAATGGAAAAGTAACTCAATTCAAAGTGATGAACAGAATGGATTCTGACATAGAGATTGAATATTACAAAAATGACGGTATTCTTCAATATGTGTTGAGAAGCTATCTGAAAGAGAACTAA
- a CDS encoding phosphatase PAP2 family protein: MAHKAMLLFSVFLLGILSTHASIHTDTLQSHSSAYHFSATKLIIPAIGIGYGVGSLTIGKLERVNMQWQSYVQQHLPYQSKIDNGLQFAPIITVYGLNLVGIKGKHKLLDLTVIYAMTQMVSAALVLPTKHTVREKRPDATGTTSFPSGHTVTAFSAAHLMFREYKDKNIWLGMMGYPFAFATGLMRTVNNRHWLGDVAAGAGIGILSTEIVYWLFPYISKKLHANKGISLKPFYNHNHPGVGLGFVF, translated from the coding sequence ATGGCACACAAAGCTATGCTCTTGTTCTCTGTTTTTCTCTTGGGCATTTTGTCAACCCATGCAAGCATTCATACGGATACTTTGCAATCACATTCAAGTGCATATCATTTTTCAGCCACAAAACTCATTATACCCGCCATCGGAATAGGTTATGGAGTGGGAAGTCTCACGATTGGCAAGTTAGAGCGAGTCAATATGCAATGGCAATCTTATGTTCAACAGCATTTGCCTTATCAATCCAAAATAGATAATGGACTCCAGTTTGCTCCCATTATAACAGTTTATGGACTCAACCTTGTGGGTATCAAAGGAAAACATAAATTATTGGATTTGACTGTTATCTATGCCATGACACAAATGGTTTCGGCTGCATTGGTATTACCCACCAAGCATACTGTCAGAGAAAAACGTCCTGATGCTACCGGCACAACTTCATTTCCCTCAGGGCACACTGTAACCGCGTTTTCGGCTGCTCACTTAATGTTCAGAGAATACAAAGACAAGAATATTTGGCTGGGAATGATGGGTTATCCTTTTGCCTTTGCTACCGGACTGATGCGCACGGTAAACAACCGACATTGGTTGGGAGATGTGGCTGCAGGTGCAGGAATAGGGATTTTGTCAACTGAAATTGTATATTGGCTTTTTCCATATATCAGTAAAAAGTTGCATGCCAACAAGGGAATAAGCCTCAAACCTTTTTACAATCACAACCATCCGGGTGTAGGCTTGGGCTTTGTGTTTTGA
- a CDS encoding DMT family protein — protein MRGVYTILLLLLSNIFMTIAWYGHLKLKEYSWFANIGLVKVILLSWSIALLEYSAQVPANKLGFEGNGGPFSIWQLKVIQEVITLIVFTGFTLLVFKGESLRLNHLIGFIFLVLAVYFIFKK, from the coding sequence ATGCGAGGAGTTTATACTATTTTGCTGCTACTATTGTCCAATATTTTCATGACCATTGCTTGGTATGGACATTTAAAACTGAAAGAATATTCGTGGTTTGCCAATATTGGTCTGGTCAAAGTAATTCTATTGAGTTGGTCAATCGCATTATTAGAATATTCTGCCCAAGTACCGGCAAACAAACTCGGATTTGAAGGCAACGGAGGTCCTTTCTCTATATGGCAACTCAAGGTGATTCAAGAAGTGATAACACTGATTGTGTTTACAGGTTTTACTCTCTTGGTTTTTAAGGGCGAATCATTGCGATTGAACCATCTCATCGGGTTTATTTTTTTGGTGCTTGCCGTTTATTTTATCTTCAAAAAATAA
- a CDS encoding zinc-dependent metalloprotease, which translates to MKFRFMHVLALGFAIAINLLLSHDAQAQLFKKKKKPAAVAEAPASRPGYENFDKKVKGMQKIEGLFTFYRDTTTGAMYMSIDNNQIGQKFIYFSYSENGPASVGLIRGMYRGSKVFQIDRYYNQIEFNTQNNSFYFDTLSALSHARDANVVPGMMASEKIIAANTDFSKFLISADNIFLKETLEQIKSTPLPMGYSLGSLSPTKTKYVNVRSYPENSDIIVKYVYDDPFPKSVGGAGTTERRYTETVIQHSFIKVPQNNFKPRRDDQRVGYFTTQRNDMTTFEAVNYRDYIHRWNLEKKDPNAAVSEPVKPIVWWIENTTPIEYRETIKKAILEWNIAFEAAGFKNAVEVYVQPDTATWDAGDIRYNVMRWTSSPNPAFGGYGPSFVNPLTGEILGADIMFEFVFMTNRLSSDRLFKLTAMPTNNPSEYLEMLMDSLHHTHHDHDFGTTHCNLGEILQQQTLFGITALRAMGGTQVQIDRFSQEALYYLVLHEVGHTLGLTHNMRATQMLSPEELQNINITRIKGTAASVMDYPSMNFANVSGQEVQQYNTQPGPYDIWAITYGYSQGLNDEAAEEARLEKILARSIEKDLAYGNDADDMRSPGKGIDPRVNIFDQSNDAMLYAENRMKLVNKVFESVKQKYVSEGKSYHELRNAYMLLTGEYAKQGDVISRYVGGVYAERFMAGQKPGSKPLTPVALQDQKRAMKLLTDYVFVPNALPVPDSLLPFLQPQRRGFGFFSNTEDPKLLDRHLAMQAMPLEHLLAFTTLKRISDSRMYGNEYTLNDLFNDLNNAIFKADINGNVNLQRQNLQIYYIDLLDRNINSIYKMYYDNLSIARMTIALQDIKKMVQAGVNSGNEESKNHKKYLLYRIDRILDYNK; encoded by the coding sequence ATGAAATTTCGTTTTATGCATGTATTGGCACTAGGATTTGCCATCGCTATCAATCTGTTATTGAGCCATGATGCACAAGCTCAGTTATTCAAAAAGAAAAAGAAACCGGCAGCTGTAGCAGAAGCCCCCGCATCCCGACCCGGTTATGAAAATTTTGACAAAAAAGTCAAAGGGATGCAAAAGATTGAAGGCTTATTTACTTTTTACAGAGACACAACCACAGGTGCGATGTATATGTCCATTGATAATAATCAGATTGGACAAAAGTTTATCTATTTTAGTTATTCTGAGAATGGACCTGCCAGTGTAGGGTTAATTCGTGGAATGTATAGAGGAAGCAAGGTTTTTCAGATTGACAGATACTACAATCAGATTGAATTTAATACCCAAAACAACAGCTTTTATTTTGACACACTCTCTGCGCTCAGTCATGCTAGAGATGCTAACGTGGTGCCGGGTATGATGGCAAGTGAAAAAATAATTGCGGCAAATACAGATTTCAGCAAATTTTTGATTTCTGCAGATAATATTTTTTTGAAAGAAACACTTGAACAAATCAAATCCACACCATTGCCTATGGGTTATTCCTTAGGTTCATTAAGTCCCACCAAGACCAAATATGTCAATGTAAGAAGCTATCCGGAGAATAGTGATATAATTGTAAAATATGTATATGACGACCCGTTTCCAAAATCTGTAGGAGGTGCAGGCACAACTGAAAGAAGATATACAGAGACAGTGATTCAACACAGTTTTATTAAGGTTCCGCAAAACAATTTCAAACCCAGACGTGATGACCAGAGGGTGGGTTATTTTACTACCCAAAGAAATGATATGACCACTTTTGAAGCGGTAAATTATCGCGATTATATCCATCGTTGGAATCTTGAGAAAAAAGACCCCAATGCTGCTGTATCAGAGCCGGTCAAGCCTATTGTATGGTGGATTGAGAACACTACTCCCATCGAATACAGAGAAACTATCAAAAAAGCTATTTTGGAGTGGAATATTGCATTTGAAGCAGCCGGTTTCAAAAATGCTGTTGAAGTCTATGTGCAACCCGACACCGCAACATGGGATGCCGGTGACATCCGCTATAATGTGATGCGCTGGACAAGCTCACCAAACCCTGCTTTTGGAGGCTATGGACCCAGTTTTGTTAATCCACTTACGGGTGAAATCTTAGGTGCGGACATCATGTTTGAGTTTGTTTTTATGACCAACCGTTTAAGCAGTGACAGACTTTTTAAACTTACTGCTATGCCAACCAATAACCCTTCCGAATATCTTGAAATGTTAATGGATTCGTTGCACCATACCCACCATGACCATGATTTTGGTACTACACATTGTAATTTGGGTGAAATATTGCAACAACAAACTTTGTTTGGAATCACAGCACTCAGAGCCATGGGCGGAACACAAGTACAGATTGACAGATTCTCACAAGAAGCTTTGTATTATCTTGTGTTGCATGAGGTTGGTCATACGCTCGGACTCACGCACAACATGAGAGCTACGCAAATGTTATCGCCCGAGGAATTACAAAATATTAATATTACACGTATCAAAGGAACTGCAGCTTCTGTGATGGATTATCCTTCCATGAATTTTGCCAATGTATCCGGACAAGAAGTACAGCAGTACAACACCCAACCCGGTCCTTATGATATTTGGGCAATTACATACGGATATTCACAAGGACTGAACGATGAAGCGGCAGAAGAAGCTAGGTTAGAAAAAATACTCGCGCGGTCAATCGAAAAAGACCTTGCTTATGGAAATGATGCGGATGACATGCGTTCACCCGGTAAAGGAATTGACCCTCGCGTAAATATTTTTGACCAGAGTAACGATGCCATGCTGTATGCCGAAAACCGAATGAAGTTGGTAAACAAAGTTTTCGAAAGTGTTAAACAAAAATATGTATCAGAGGGAAAAAGTTATCATGAATTGCGCAATGCCTATATGTTGCTCACAGGAGAATATGCCAAACAAGGCGATGTCATTTCACGATATGTTGGAGGAGTATATGCTGAAAGATTTATGGCAGGACAAAAACCCGGCTCAAAACCCTTGACACCGGTTGCTTTGCAAGACCAGAAACGAGCCATGAAACTGCTTACGGATTATGTCTTTGTGCCCAATGCATTGCCCGTTCCGGACTCTTTGTTGCCATTTTTACAACCCCAAAGACGCGGATTCGGTTTTTTCTCCAATACCGAAGACCCTAAACTGTTGGATAGACACCTCGCTATGCAGGCGATGCCCTTGGAACATCTGCTCGCTTTCACTACGCTCAAAAGGATTTCAGATTCCCGAATGTATGGAAATGAATATACACTTAATGATTTGTTCAACGACTTGAACAACGCTATTTTTAAGGCGGATATCAATGGAAATGTGAATTTGCAAAGACAAAATTTGCAGATTTATTATATTGATTTGCTCGACAGAAATATTAACTCAATTTATAAAATGTATTATGATAATCTGTCTATTGCCCGCATGACGATTGCTTTGCAAGACATCAAAAAGATGGTTCAAGCTGGCGTGAATTCAGGTAATGAAGAAAGCAAAAATCACAAGAAATATTTGTTGTACAGAATAGACCGTATTTTGGATTATAACAAGTAA
- a CDS encoding dipeptidyl peptidase 3, whose translation MKKTTKTALILLSGSLIGLGVLSGCSGNKSEKNMKETTQVTPKDSTFNVNAEAFADLQLLRYQVPGWDKLTLQQKEFAYYLYQAALCGRDIIYDQRGKYNLLLRKTIEAIWADSTIQRTGADWGHFATYAGQVWFSNGIYHHYSNDKFTPEFSYEYFAGLVKKVNPNTLPLQEGQTVDNLLDFLNQLIFDKSFMPKMVNLKEGIDHVVESANNFYEGVTEKEVEKYYSKFPHTGKDPEWGLNSKTTKENGKVVEKVWKLDGMYGAAIEKMIYWIERAIPVSENEHQKKALEILVQYYKTGDLKLWDEYSIEWVANTESTIDFTTGFIEVYGDALGKKGSFESVLSLKDFEATKRIKAISDQAQWFEDNSPLMPEHKKKEVKGISAKVITTIVESGDAAPSTPIGINLPNSDWLRKDYGSKSVSLGNIVDAYDLSSKSSGFLEEFVIDTAEIARAKKWGTLASNLHTDMHECIGHASGQINPGIATPDKTLKNYASTLEEARADLVGLYYAIDPKLVEIGVMETIEVGKAEYDSYMRNGLMTQLTRLKLGDEIEEAHMRNRALVAYWCYEKGKADNVVEMYKVNGKTYVRINDYNKLRDLFGQLLREIQRIKSEGDYNAGKNLVETYGVKVNQELHKEVLDRYAKLNLKPYKGFIQPRLVPVLQGDKIIDVKLEYPESFYGQMMEYARDYSLLPIMN comes from the coding sequence ATGAAAAAAACTACTAAAACCGCCTTGATTTTACTCTCCGGCTCATTGATTGGACTGGGAGTATTATCGGGTTGCTCAGGAAACAAATCAGAAAAAAACATGAAAGAAACAACACAAGTTACACCTAAGGATTCCACCTTTAATGTGAATGCAGAAGCTTTTGCAGACCTGCAATTATTACGCTATCAAGTTCCTGGATGGGACAAACTCACACTTCAACAAAAAGAATTTGCTTATTATTTATATCAGGCTGCACTTTGTGGAAGAGATATTATTTATGACCAGAGAGGAAAGTACAATCTATTACTAAGAAAAACAATTGAAGCAATTTGGGCTGATTCCACTATTCAAAGAACAGGGGCAGACTGGGGGCATTTTGCAACCTATGCAGGTCAGGTTTGGTTTAGCAATGGTATCTATCACCATTATTCCAATGATAAATTTACACCGGAATTTTCTTATGAATATTTTGCAGGTTTGGTTAAGAAAGTGAACCCAAATACCTTGCCTTTGCAAGAAGGACAGACCGTTGATAATCTATTGGATTTTCTCAACCAGCTTATCTTTGACAAATCATTTATGCCCAAAATGGTAAATCTCAAGGAAGGTATTGACCATGTGGTTGAATCTGCCAACAATTTCTATGAAGGGGTTACAGAAAAAGAAGTAGAAAAATATTACAGCAAATTTCCTCATACCGGCAAAGACCCTGAATGGGGATTGAACAGCAAAACAACCAAAGAGAATGGCAAAGTAGTTGAAAAAGTTTGGAAATTAGACGGTATGTACGGTGCTGCTATTGAAAAAATGATTTATTGGATTGAAAGAGCTATTCCTGTGTCCGAAAATGAACATCAAAAAAAGGCACTTGAGATTTTGGTTCAATATTACAAAACCGGTGACTTGAAACTTTGGGATGAGTATAGCATTGAATGGGTTGCAAACACAGAGAGTACTATCGATTTCACTACCGGTTTTATTGAAGTTTATGGTGATGCGCTCGGCAAAAAAGGCAGTTTTGAATCCGTCCTTTCATTAAAAGATTTTGAAGCTACTAAGAGAATCAAAGCCATTTCTGATCAAGCACAATGGTTTGAAGACAATTCACCCTTGATGCCCGAACACAAGAAAAAAGAGGTAAAAGGAATCAGTGCCAAAGTTATTACTACCATAGTTGAATCAGGAGATGCTGCACCCAGCACCCCTATAGGTATCAACCTTCCCAATTCAGACTGGTTGCGTAAAGACTATGGTTCTAAATCTGTATCGCTCGGTAATATTGTGGATGCTTATGACCTAAGCAGCAAAAGCAGTGGATTTCTTGAAGAATTTGTGATTGATACGGCAGAAATTGCAAGAGCCAAAAAATGGGGAACACTGGCAAGTAACCTTCACACTGATATGCACGAATGTATAGGACATGCTTCGGGTCAAATCAATCCGGGTATTGCCACTCCTGACAAGACTCTGAAAAATTATGCATCCACTTTGGAAGAAGCTCGCGCTGACTTGGTAGGTTTGTATTATGCCATTGACCCTAAATTAGTTGAAATTGGTGTGATGGAAACCATTGAAGTGGGCAAAGCCGAATATGATTCCTACATGAGAAACGGCTTGATGACCCAATTGACCCGACTTAAGTTAGGTGATGAAATCGAAGAAGCACACATGCGTAACAGGGCTTTGGTTGCTTATTGGTGCTATGAAAAAGGCAAAGCAGACAATGTGGTTGAAATGTACAAAGTAAACGGCAAAACTTATGTGAGAATCAATGATTACAACAAACTAAGAGACTTGTTCGGACAGTTGTTGCGTGAAATTCAAAGAATTAAATCAGAAGGAGATTACAATGCAGGTAAAAATCTTGTTGAAACTTATGGTGTTAAGGTGAACCAAGAACTTCATAAAGAAGTGTTGGATAGATATGCCAAACTCAATCTGAAACCTTATAAAGGGTTTATTCAACCCAGACTTGTTCCGGTATTGCAAGGAGATAAAATCATAGATGTAAAATTAGAATATCCCGAATCTTTTTACGGTCAGATGATGGAATATGCCAGAGATTATTCTCTTCTGCCTATTATGAATTAA
- a CDS encoding DUF885 domain-containing protein, with the protein MKNNVAFDDYQNKFIEQFWIQYPEWATNVGYHHNDTLLQIPNEQTRHAQRQFAQSNLDSLHGFELNSLDNSQKIDYHLIENQLNRIIWQIDEEKSYQWDPSQYNVSGLIAFMLSENYAPLDKRLQDIRHRLYKIPAYYEAAKSNLKDPVIILTTLAKQQNTGGLSVFETDLKDSVQHSTLSDADKQTMSDNIAKVVTAIKDFIHYLDTMPNPTPRDFRMGNTLYEKKFGFDIQSIYTAQQIYDSALIRKNFLHEEMFKITQQLWSKYFGNKPMPEDKLKAIRQIIDTISLNHVQASEYQESIAAQLPSLIAFIKQKNLLYIDESKPLVVRKEPAYMAGISIASISAPGPYDKGGNTYYNVGNIEAWTPARAESHLREYNHYILQILNIHEAIPGHYTQLVYANQNPSLVKSIFANGAMIEGWAVYTEQMMLENGYGNNEPEMWLMWYKWHLRTVCNAILDYSVHVKGMTEPQALHLLMDEAFQQEAEARGKWTRVSVSSVQLMSYFTGYKEIYDLREFVKKKEGKHFELKSFNEKFLSYGNAPVKYIREMMLE; encoded by the coding sequence ATGAAAAACAATGTGGCTTTTGATGACTATCAAAACAAGTTTATAGAGCAGTTTTGGATACAGTACCCCGAATGGGCAACCAATGTAGGATATCACCACAATGATACACTACTCCAAATTCCTAATGAACAAACACGCCATGCACAAAGGCAATTTGCACAAAGTAATCTCGACAGTTTGCATGGTTTTGAATTAAACTCACTCGATAATTCTCAGAAAATTGATTATCACTTGATTGAAAATCAACTCAACAGAATCATTTGGCAAATAGATGAAGAAAAATCATATCAGTGGGATCCCTCACAATACAATGTGAGTGGACTAATTGCTTTTATGTTGTCAGAAAACTATGCTCCGTTGGATAAGCGTTTGCAAGATATCCGCCACCGATTGTACAAAATACCGGCTTATTATGAGGCTGCCAAAAGCAATTTGAAAGACCCTGTTATTATTTTGACTACACTTGCCAAACAACAAAATACAGGCGGCTTATCAGTTTTTGAAACCGACCTCAAAGATTCTGTGCAACACTCAACCTTGTCTGATGCTGACAAACAAACCATGTCAGACAATATTGCTAAAGTTGTTACTGCCATCAAAGACTTCATCCATTATTTGGATACCATGCCCAACCCCACTCCACGAGATTTCAGGATGGGAAACACACTTTATGAAAAGAAATTTGGATTTGATATACAGTCAATCTATACCGCTCAGCAGATTTATGATTCAGCCCTCATTCGCAAGAACTTCCTACATGAAGAAATGTTTAAGATTACACAACAATTGTGGTCAAAGTATTTTGGCAACAAACCCATGCCTGAGGACAAACTCAAAGCCATCCGTCAGATTATAGACACAATATCCCTCAACCATGTCCAAGCTTCTGAATATCAAGAATCCATTGCAGCACAACTGCCGTCATTAATTGCTTTTATTAAACAAAAGAATTTACTCTATATTGACGAATCAAAACCCTTGGTGGTCAGAAAAGAACCTGCATACATGGCAGGGATTTCAATAGCGTCTATCAGCGCTCCCGGTCCTTATGACAAGGGTGGCAACACATATTACAATGTCGGCAACATTGAAGCATGGACACCCGCAAGGGCAGAAAGCCATTTGAGGGAATACAACCATTATATTTTGCAAATTCTCAATATACACGAAGCCATTCCGGGACACTACACTCAGCTTGTTTATGCCAACCAAAACCCAAGTCTTGTCAAGAGTATTTTTGCAAACGGAGCCATGATAGAAGGCTGGGCAGTTTATACCGAACAGATGATGTTAGAAAACGGATATGGAAACAATGAACCCGAAATGTGGCTCATGTGGTACAAATGGCATCTGAGAACCGTTTGCAACGCTATTCTGGATTATAGTGTTCATGTAAAAGGAATGACCGAGCCGCAAGCATTGCATTTGTTAATGGATGAAGCATTTCAGCAAGAAGCAGAAGCACGTGGCAAATGGACGCGTGTAAGTGTTAGCAGTGTTCAGTTAATGAGTTATTTTACCGGATACAAAGAGATTTATGATTTGCGCGAGTTTGTTAAGAAAAAAGAGGGAAAGCATTTTGAATTGAAATCTTTCAATGAGAAATTCCTTAGCTATGGCAATGCTCCTGTAAAGTATATCCGAGAGATGATGTTGGAATAA
- a CDS encoding Crp/Fnr family transcriptional regulator, protein MQTLDKIEAFRASPQLVEKLYQYGIVKHFKAGDIVLDDNAHISSIPIVTQGILKVFREEEDGREILLYYIKAGESCIMSFLGGLHNETSKVRAEVEEDAEILFIPIEKISFLIKEFPQWLDYIFKLYHKRFEELLEVVNDIAFKKVDERLFDLLKKTAEVTGSHTIVMTHEQLAQKLGTARVVVSRLLKQLEDSGIVKLGRNKIELLS, encoded by the coding sequence GTGCAAACTCTCGACAAGATAGAAGCATTCAGGGCATCACCGCAATTAGTGGAAAAACTATATCAATACGGAATTGTAAAGCATTTCAAAGCCGGGGATATTGTGCTGGATGACAATGCCCACATCAGTTCTATTCCGATTGTAACCCAAGGGATTCTCAAAGTGTTTAGAGAAGAAGAAGACGGACGCGAAATTCTGCTTTATTATATCAAAGCCGGAGAAAGTTGTATCATGTCATTTTTAGGAGGATTACATAACGAAACAAGCAAAGTCAGGGCAGAGGTTGAAGAAGATGCCGAGATTCTGTTTATTCCGATTGAAAAAATTTCCTTTCTGATAAAAGAATTCCCTCAGTGGTTGGATTATATCTTTAAATTGTATCACAAAAGATTTGAAGAACTCTTGGAAGTGGTAAATGACATTGCATTTAAAAAAGTGGATGAAAGGTTGTTTGATTTACTCAAAAAAACTGCTGAAGTAACCGGCTCTCATACCATTGTCATGACACACGAACAACTTGCCCAAAAATTGGGTACTGCCAGAGTCGTAGTATCAAGGCTTTTGAAGCAATTAGAAGATTCCGGCATTGTGAAACTCGGCAGAAACAAAATCGAACTGCTTTCCTAA